From a region of the Nonomuraea helvata genome:
- a CDS encoding ROK family protein, whose amino-acid sequence MSSFVVALDVGGTSMKGGLVSESGAVLLSERRPTPRAEGPEAVVAAISDFISHLASSGDGIPAGVGLAVPGLVSDNAAVYAANLGWRDVPAASFTSLDIPVLLGHDVRTGGLAESILGAGRGLSDFLFLPIGTGIAGASIIRGEPYGGSSGWAGEIGHTPVFPDGEQCACGQFGCLETYASAASVGRRYSQRAGVEGVKAEQVVSSDDPIAVEVWDEAVEALSLALATYTLLLDPSVIVLGGGLAEAGPALFDPVRTRLVKRLAFRDAPPLVPAALGVDASMLGAALLGWRAADRPELGPGWVVDVRSGPVVS is encoded by the coding sequence ATGAGTTCGTTCGTAGTCGCGCTCGACGTCGGTGGCACGTCCATGAAGGGCGGCCTGGTCAGCGAGTCCGGCGCGGTGCTGCTGAGCGAGCGGCGCCCGACCCCCCGGGCCGAGGGCCCTGAGGCGGTCGTGGCCGCCATCTCCGACTTCATCAGCCACCTGGCCTCCTCGGGCGACGGCATCCCCGCGGGCGTCGGCCTGGCCGTACCTGGCCTGGTGTCCGACAACGCCGCCGTCTACGCGGCGAACCTGGGCTGGCGCGACGTCCCCGCCGCCAGCTTCACCAGCCTCGACATCCCGGTCCTGCTCGGCCACGACGTACGAACCGGCGGCCTCGCGGAGAGCATCCTGGGCGCCGGCCGGGGGCTCTCGGACTTCCTCTTCCTCCCCATCGGCACGGGAATCGCCGGTGCCTCGATCATCCGCGGCGAGCCGTACGGCGGCTCCTCGGGCTGGGCCGGCGAGATCGGCCACACCCCGGTCTTCCCGGACGGGGAGCAGTGCGCGTGCGGCCAGTTCGGCTGCCTGGAGACGTACGCCTCGGCGGCCTCGGTGGGACGCCGCTACAGCCAGCGAGCCGGCGTGGAAGGCGTCAAGGCGGAGCAGGTGGTCTCCTCCGACGACCCGATCGCCGTCGAGGTCTGGGACGAGGCTGTGGAGGCCCTGTCGCTGGCCCTGGCCACGTACACGCTCCTGCTGGACCCCTCGGTGATCGTCCTCGGCGGCGGCCTGGCCGAAGCGGGCCCCGCCCTCTTCGACCCGGTACGCACCCGCCTCGTCAAGCGCCTGGCCTTCCGCGACGCACCCCCCTTGGTCCCGGCGGCGCTCGGGGTGGACGCCAGCATGCTCGGAGCCGCCCTCCTGGGCTGGCGCGCCGCCGACCGCCCCGAACTGGGGCCTGGGTGGGTGGTGGATGTGCGATCGGGCCCTGTGGTGTCGTAA
- a CDS encoding peroxiredoxin, which yields MPVKAHPAEVGALAPDFELQDQHGTPVSLSQFRGSKVVLVFYPLAFSGICHSELSALRDQPLEGAQLLTVSVDSMFTHRAWADREGYTFPLLSDFWPHGQVARAYGVLDEAKGFALRGTFVIDGEGVIRWSVVNPISSARDVADYVKALADIS from the coding sequence ATGCCTGTGAAAGCGCATCCTGCCGAGGTCGGCGCCCTGGCTCCGGATTTCGAGCTGCAGGACCAGCACGGCACCCCGGTGAGCCTGTCTCAGTTCCGGGGCTCCAAGGTCGTGCTGGTCTTCTACCCGCTTGCTTTCAGCGGGATCTGTCACAGCGAGCTGTCCGCCCTGCGCGACCAGCCTCTCGAGGGCGCACAGCTGCTGACGGTCTCCGTCGACTCCATGTTCACGCACCGTGCGTGGGCGGATCGCGAGGGTTACACCTTTCCGCTGCTCTCCGATTTCTGGCCACACGGACAGGTCGCGCGGGCGTACGGTGTGTTGGATGAGGCGAAGGGGTTCGCCCTTCGGGGGACCTTCGTCATCGACGGCGAGGGCGTGATCCGGTGGTCGGTCGTCAATCCGATCTCCTCCGCACGTGACGTCGCCGACTACGTGAAGGCACTCGCCGACATTTCTTGA
- a CDS encoding DUF3052 domain-containing protein — protein MSATAGQAQGERGLAERLGLKPGQVVQEIGWDEDVDDELRESIEDLTGNELLDEESDDVVDVVLLWWRDGDGDLFDALSDAMRALADGGQIWLLTPKAGRDGHVEPSDIGEDAATAGLSQTSSISAAPDWSGTRLVTPKGKR, from the coding sequence GTGAGCGCGACCGCGGGTCAGGCGCAGGGCGAGCGCGGCCTGGCCGAACGGCTCGGCCTCAAGCCGGGTCAGGTGGTGCAGGAGATCGGTTGGGACGAGGACGTCGACGACGAGCTTCGCGAGTCCATCGAGGACCTGACCGGCAACGAGCTGCTGGACGAGGAGAGTGACGACGTCGTCGACGTTGTGCTGCTGTGGTGGCGCGACGGCGACGGAGACCTCTTCGACGCCCTCAGCGACGCCATGCGAGCACTCGCCGACGGCGGCCAGATCTGGCTGCTGACTCCCAAGGCCGGACGCGACGGCCACGTGGAGCCGAGCGACATTGGGGAGGATGCCGCTACCGCGGGGCTCTCGCAGACCAGCAGCATCTCCGCCGCACCCGACTGGTCCGGCACCAGGCTCGTCACGCCCAAGGGCAAACGGTAG
- a CDS encoding secondary thiamine-phosphate synthase enzyme YjbQ — protein MRSKIISVATGSRETVHDITGECSDFVRAQGGDGLLHIFVPHATAGVALLELGSRSDDDLLAALRELLPPDDRWGHAHGSRGHGRSHVMPALIPPYATVPVLGGRLTLGTWQSIALVDLNVDNPQRQVRLSFLSD, from the coding sequence GTGAGATCTAAAATCATCTCTGTGGCCACAGGGTCACGAGAGACGGTGCACGACATCACGGGCGAATGCTCCGATTTCGTGCGCGCGCAGGGCGGCGACGGGCTGCTGCACATCTTCGTGCCCCATGCGACGGCCGGTGTCGCCCTGCTCGAGCTGGGCTCGCGCAGCGACGACGACCTGCTCGCCGCACTGCGCGAGCTGCTGCCGCCCGATGACCGCTGGGGTCACGCGCACGGTTCGCGGGGTCACGGAAGGTCGCATGTCATGCCGGCACTGATCCCGCCGTACGCCACGGTGCCCGTGCTGGGCGGGCGATTGACGCTCGGCACATGGCAGTCGATCGCACTTGTCGACCTGAACGTCGACAACCCGCAACGCCAGGTTCGCCTGTCGTTTTTGTCTGATTGA
- a CDS encoding DUF1918 domain-containing protein: MNAAVGDRLLVHGHIVGERDRSGVITEVQGPEGEPPYMVRFDDGHTGLVFPGPDAVVVHK, translated from the coding sequence ATGAATGCTGCGGTAGGAGACCGGCTCCTGGTGCACGGGCATATCGTCGGCGAAAGGGACCGGAGTGGTGTGATCACGGAGGTCCAGGGCCCCGAGGGCGAACCTCCGTACATGGTGCGCTTCGACGACGGGCACACCGGACTGGTGTTTCCCGGGCCGGATGCCGTCGTGGTGCATAAGTAG